A window of Salvelinus alpinus chromosome 31, SLU_Salpinus.1, whole genome shotgun sequence contains these coding sequences:
- the LOC139561001 gene encoding protocadherin-7-like isoform X3, whose protein sequence is MRTTGAVDYICYSLLILQLLNQPDAKQVLRYRLAEEGPADVRVGNVAKDLGIVAGSGEVTFTLESGSDFFKIDNITGELTTNERRIDREKLQQCQMIFDENECFIDFEVSVIGPAQSWVDLFEGKVIILDINDNTPSFPSPVLTLSVEENRPIGTLYLLPTATDRDFGRNGIERYELIQDSGESSRRLGSNSGGHGVDSRRFDEGAARSSVFELQVADTTDGEKQPQLIIKGALDREQRDSYELTLRVRDGGDPPRSSQAILRVMITDVNDNSPRFEKAVYEADLPENSSPGAPILQLKAADADVGVNGQIEYVFGAATESVRRLLRLDESSGWLSVLHRIDREEVSQLRFTVMARDRGQPPKMDKATVVLNIKDENDNVPAIEIRKIGRIFLKDGVANVAEDVVVDTPIALVQVSDRDQGENGIVTCTVVGDVPFQLKPASEIEGEMNKKKYFLHTSAPLDYEATQEYNVVIVAVDSGSPSLASNNSLIVKVGDFNDNPPIFSQNVVEVSFLENNAPGERVTTVRAIDADSGKNAEIAYSLVSSVNGIFSIDADSGDIRVNTILDREQTERYEFKVIAKDKGMPILQGSATVVVLVADKNDNEPKFMQDVFTFYVKENLTPNSPVGMVTVIDADQGQNAEMSLFIEEEEDIFSIENDTGTIFSTMSFDREQKTSYTFRVKAVDGGDPPRSATATVSLFVMDENDNPPTVTFPINSSYTLLPPSSNIRTVVRTVIATDTDTGINADLSYSIIGGNPFKLFEIDGGSGVISLVGKLEQKHYGLHRLVVQVNDSGQPSQSTTTLVHVYVNETLSNSTIVEAQVAKSLGTPLNTNIAGDPNYDLGKQRLSIVIGVVSGIMTVILIILIVVMARYCRPKNKNGYEAGKKDHEDFFTPQQHDKGKKPKKDKKNKKSKQPLYSSIVTIEASKPNGQRYDGVNEKLSDSPGMGRYRSVNGGPGSPDLARHYKSSSPLPTVQLHPQSPTAGKKHQAVQDLPPANTFVGTGDNISLGSDHCSEYSSQTINKYNKQPFRRVTFSVVSQPQDPHQQGSLQSCYDSGLEESETPSSKGSSGGPRLGALPLPEDSYERTTPDGSVGEAEHMENGEKEH, encoded by the coding sequence ATGAGGACTACTGGCGCAGTGGACTATATATGCTACAGTTTACTCATCCTGCAGCTGCTGAATCAGCCCGATGCCAAGCAAGTGTTGCGATATCGCTTGGCTGAGGAGGGACCCGCCGATGTCAGGGTAGGGAACGTAGCCAAAGACCTCGGAATTGTCGCCGGGTCTGGTGAGGTGACGTTTACCCTCGAGTCCGGCTCAGATTTTTTCAAAATAGATAATATAACAGGCGAGCTGACCACTAATGAACGGCGGATAGACCGTGAAAAATTACAGCAGTGCCAAATGATATTTGATGAAAACGAATGTTTCATAGATTTTGAAGTGTCAGTAATTGGACCGGCTCAGAGCTGGGTTGACCTGTTCGAGGGGAAAGTCATTATTTTAGACATAAATGACAACACCCCGTCTTTCCCCTCTCCTGTTCTGACACTGtcagtggaggagaacagaccgATTGGCACTCTCTATCTCCTGCCCACTGCCACCGACAGAGATTTTGGCAGGAACGGAATTGAGAGATATGAGCTTATTCAGGACAGCGGGGAGAGCTCCAGGCGCCTGGGTTCGAACTCAGGGGGACACGGAGTGGACAGCAGGAGATTTGATGAGGGGGCAGCCAGGAGCAGCGTCTTTGAACTGCAAGTTGCTGACACAACTGATGGGGAAAAACAGCCGCAGCTCATCATTAAAGGAGCGCTGGACAGGGAGCAGAGGGACTCTTATGAGCTCACCCTGCGTGTTAGGGATGGGGGCGACCCCCCACGCTCCTCCCAGGCCATCCTGAGGGTGATGATCACTGATGTGAATGACAACAGCCCCCGCTTTGAGAAGGCTGTGTATGAGGCTGACCTGCCAGAGAACAGCTCCCCTGGTGCCCCCATCCTGCAGCTGAAAGCAGCTGACGCGGACGTCGGGGTGAACGGTCAGATTGAGTACGTATTCGGCGCGGCCACAGAGTCAGTGCGTAGGCTGCTGAGGCTGGACGAGAGCTCGGGGTGGCTGAGCGTGCTCCATCGTATTGACCGCGAGGAGGTGAGTCAACTACGCTTCACGGTGATGGCGAGGGACCGAGGTCAGCCGCCCAAAATGGACAAGGCCACCGTGGTCCTCAACATCAAAGATGAGAACGACAACGTGCCTGCTATCGAGATTCGTAAGATCGGACGCATTTTCTTGAAAGATGGAGTGGCCAACGTGGCAGAGGATGTAGTGGTGGACACGCCTATAGCCTTAGTCCAGGTGTCAGACCGCGATCAGGGCGAGAACGGCATCGTGACCTGCACTGTGGTGGGTGACGTGCCCTTCCAGCTCAAACCGGCCAGTGAGATTGAGGGTGAGATGAATAAGAAGAAATACTTTCTCCATACATCAGCCCCACTGGACTATGAGGCCACACAGGAGTACAACGTGGTCATCGTGGCTGTGGACTCAGGAAGCCCTAGCCTGGCCAGTAATAACTCGCTTATCGTGAAGGTGGGAGACTTCAACGACAACCCACCCATCTTTAGCCAGAACGTGGTGGAGGTGTCCTTTCTGGAAAACAATGCCCCAGGCGAGAGGGTGACCACAGTGCGGGCAATCGATGCTGACAGTGGCAAGAATGCGGAAATCGCCTACTCCCTCGTCTCCTCTGTAAATGGGATATTCTCCATTGATGCAGACAGTGGTGACATCAGAGTAAACACCATTCTGGACAGGGAGCAAACAGAGAGGTATGAGTTCAAAGTGATAGCTAAAGATAAGGGCATGCCCATTCTCCAGGGGTCAGCCACTGTGGTGGTCCTGGTGGCAGATAAGAACGACAATGAGCCAAAGTTCATGCAGGATGTGTTCACCTTCTACGTCAAAGAGAACCTAACACCCAACAGCCCCGTTGGCATGGTGACCGTCATTGACGCTGACCAGGGCCAGAACGCTGAAATGAGCCTCTTCatcgaggaagaggaggatatcttctccattgagaatgacacagGAACCATTTTCTCCACCATGTCATTTGACCGTGAGCAGAAGACTTCATACACGTTTAGGGTCAAGGCCGTGGACGGTGGAGACCCACCCAGATCCGCCACAGCCACTGTGTCACTTTTTGTGATGGACGAGAACGACAACCCGCCAACCGTCACCTTCCCCATCAACAGCTCTTACACCCTCCTGCCCCCCTCCAGCAACATCAGGACTGTAGTACGTACCGTCATAGCCACTGATACGGACACAGGGATCAACGCTGACCTGAGCTACAGCATCATCGGCGGAAACCCCTTCAAACTGTTTGAGATTGACGGGGGCAGCGGGGTCATCTCACTGGTGGGGAAGCTGGAGCAGAAACACTATGGCCTCCATAGACTGGTGGTTCAGGTGAACGACAGCGGGCAGCCCTCCCAGAGCACCACTACCCTTGTGCATGTCTATGTCAATGAGACCCTCTCCAACTCCACCATCGTAGAGGCCCAGGTGGCCAAGAGCCTGGGTACGCCGCTCAATACCAACATCGCTGGTGACCCCAACTACGACCTGGGTAAGCAGCGGCTGAGCATCGTCATCGGGGTGGTGTCGGGCATCATGACGGTCATTCTCATCATCCTCATCGTCGTCATGGCCCGTTACTGCCGCCCCAAGAACAAGAATGGCTATGAGGCAGGCAAGAAGGACCACGAGGACTTTTTCACCCCTCAGCAGCATGACAAGGGCAAAAAGCCTAAGAAagacaagaagaacaagaagtcCAAACAGCCACTGTACAGCAGCATCGTCACCATTGAGGCCTCCAAGCCCAACGGCCAGCGCTACGATGGTGTCAACGAGAAGCTGTCGGACAGCCCTGGGATGGGCCGGTACCGGTCTGTTAATGGAGGGCCCGGGAGCCCGGATCTGGCCCGGCACTACAAGTCCAGCTCGCCACTGCCCACGGTCCAGCTCCACCCCCAGTCGCCCACGGCCGGGAAAAAGCATCAGGCTGTTCAGGACCTGCCCCCTGCCAACACCTTCGTTGGCACCGGAGATAACATTTCCCTTGGATCTGACCACTGCTCTGAGTACAGCAGTCAAACCATCAACAAGTACAACAAACAG
- the LOC139561001 gene encoding protocadherin-7-like isoform X4, whose product MRTTGAVDYICYSLLILQLLNQPDAKQVLRYRLAEEGPADVRVGNVAKDLGIVAGSGEVTFTLESGSDFFKIDNITGELTTNERRIDREKLQQCQMIFDENECFIDFEVSVIGPAQSWVDLFEGKVIILDINDNTPSFPSPVLTLSVEENRPIGTLYLLPTATDRDFGRNGIERYELIQDSGESSRRLGSNSGGHGVDSRRFDEGAARSSVFELQVADTTDGEKQPQLIIKGALDREQRDSYELTLRVRDGGDPPRSSQAILRVMITDVNDNSPRFEKAVYEADLPENSSPGAPILQLKAADADVGVNGQIEYVFGAATESVRRLLRLDESSGWLSVLHRIDREEVSQLRFTVMARDRGQPPKMDKATVVLNIKDENDNVPAIEIRKIGRIFLKDGVANVAEDVVVDTPIALVQVSDRDQGENGIVTCTVVGDVPFQLKPASEIEGEMNKKKYFLHTSAPLDYEATQEYNVVIVAVDSGSPSLASNNSLIVKVGDFNDNPPIFSQNVVEVSFLENNAPGERVTTVRAIDADSGKNAEIAYSLVSSVNGIFSIDADSGDIRVNTILDREQTERYEFKVIAKDKGMPILQGSATVVVLVADKNDNEPKFMQDVFTFYVKENLTPNSPVGMVTVIDADQGQNAEMSLFIEEEEDIFSIENDTGTIFSTMSFDREQKTSYTFRVKAVDGGDPPRSATATVSLFVMDENDNPPTVTFPINSSYTLLPPSSNIRTVVRTVIATDTDTGINADLSYSIIGGNPFKLFEIDGGSGVISLVGKLEQKHYGLHRLVVQVNDSGQPSQSTTTLVHVYVNETLSNSTIVEAQVAKSLGTPLNTNIAGDPNYDLGKQRLSIVIGVVSGIMTVILIILIVVMARYCRPKNKNGYEAGKKDHEDFFTPQQHDKGKKPKKDKKNKKSKQPLYSSIVTIEASKPNGQRYDGVNEKLSDSPGMGRYRSVNGGPGSPDLARHYKSSSPLPTVQLHPQSPTAGKKHQAVQDLPPANTFVGTGDNISLGSDHCSEYSSQTINKYNKQTPGPCPT is encoded by the coding sequence ATGAGGACTACTGGCGCAGTGGACTATATATGCTACAGTTTACTCATCCTGCAGCTGCTGAATCAGCCCGATGCCAAGCAAGTGTTGCGATATCGCTTGGCTGAGGAGGGACCCGCCGATGTCAGGGTAGGGAACGTAGCCAAAGACCTCGGAATTGTCGCCGGGTCTGGTGAGGTGACGTTTACCCTCGAGTCCGGCTCAGATTTTTTCAAAATAGATAATATAACAGGCGAGCTGACCACTAATGAACGGCGGATAGACCGTGAAAAATTACAGCAGTGCCAAATGATATTTGATGAAAACGAATGTTTCATAGATTTTGAAGTGTCAGTAATTGGACCGGCTCAGAGCTGGGTTGACCTGTTCGAGGGGAAAGTCATTATTTTAGACATAAATGACAACACCCCGTCTTTCCCCTCTCCTGTTCTGACACTGtcagtggaggagaacagaccgATTGGCACTCTCTATCTCCTGCCCACTGCCACCGACAGAGATTTTGGCAGGAACGGAATTGAGAGATATGAGCTTATTCAGGACAGCGGGGAGAGCTCCAGGCGCCTGGGTTCGAACTCAGGGGGACACGGAGTGGACAGCAGGAGATTTGATGAGGGGGCAGCCAGGAGCAGCGTCTTTGAACTGCAAGTTGCTGACACAACTGATGGGGAAAAACAGCCGCAGCTCATCATTAAAGGAGCGCTGGACAGGGAGCAGAGGGACTCTTATGAGCTCACCCTGCGTGTTAGGGATGGGGGCGACCCCCCACGCTCCTCCCAGGCCATCCTGAGGGTGATGATCACTGATGTGAATGACAACAGCCCCCGCTTTGAGAAGGCTGTGTATGAGGCTGACCTGCCAGAGAACAGCTCCCCTGGTGCCCCCATCCTGCAGCTGAAAGCAGCTGACGCGGACGTCGGGGTGAACGGTCAGATTGAGTACGTATTCGGCGCGGCCACAGAGTCAGTGCGTAGGCTGCTGAGGCTGGACGAGAGCTCGGGGTGGCTGAGCGTGCTCCATCGTATTGACCGCGAGGAGGTGAGTCAACTACGCTTCACGGTGATGGCGAGGGACCGAGGTCAGCCGCCCAAAATGGACAAGGCCACCGTGGTCCTCAACATCAAAGATGAGAACGACAACGTGCCTGCTATCGAGATTCGTAAGATCGGACGCATTTTCTTGAAAGATGGAGTGGCCAACGTGGCAGAGGATGTAGTGGTGGACACGCCTATAGCCTTAGTCCAGGTGTCAGACCGCGATCAGGGCGAGAACGGCATCGTGACCTGCACTGTGGTGGGTGACGTGCCCTTCCAGCTCAAACCGGCCAGTGAGATTGAGGGTGAGATGAATAAGAAGAAATACTTTCTCCATACATCAGCCCCACTGGACTATGAGGCCACACAGGAGTACAACGTGGTCATCGTGGCTGTGGACTCAGGAAGCCCTAGCCTGGCCAGTAATAACTCGCTTATCGTGAAGGTGGGAGACTTCAACGACAACCCACCCATCTTTAGCCAGAACGTGGTGGAGGTGTCCTTTCTGGAAAACAATGCCCCAGGCGAGAGGGTGACCACAGTGCGGGCAATCGATGCTGACAGTGGCAAGAATGCGGAAATCGCCTACTCCCTCGTCTCCTCTGTAAATGGGATATTCTCCATTGATGCAGACAGTGGTGACATCAGAGTAAACACCATTCTGGACAGGGAGCAAACAGAGAGGTATGAGTTCAAAGTGATAGCTAAAGATAAGGGCATGCCCATTCTCCAGGGGTCAGCCACTGTGGTGGTCCTGGTGGCAGATAAGAACGACAATGAGCCAAAGTTCATGCAGGATGTGTTCACCTTCTACGTCAAAGAGAACCTAACACCCAACAGCCCCGTTGGCATGGTGACCGTCATTGACGCTGACCAGGGCCAGAACGCTGAAATGAGCCTCTTCatcgaggaagaggaggatatcttctccattgagaatgacacagGAACCATTTTCTCCACCATGTCATTTGACCGTGAGCAGAAGACTTCATACACGTTTAGGGTCAAGGCCGTGGACGGTGGAGACCCACCCAGATCCGCCACAGCCACTGTGTCACTTTTTGTGATGGACGAGAACGACAACCCGCCAACCGTCACCTTCCCCATCAACAGCTCTTACACCCTCCTGCCCCCCTCCAGCAACATCAGGACTGTAGTACGTACCGTCATAGCCACTGATACGGACACAGGGATCAACGCTGACCTGAGCTACAGCATCATCGGCGGAAACCCCTTCAAACTGTTTGAGATTGACGGGGGCAGCGGGGTCATCTCACTGGTGGGGAAGCTGGAGCAGAAACACTATGGCCTCCATAGACTGGTGGTTCAGGTGAACGACAGCGGGCAGCCCTCCCAGAGCACCACTACCCTTGTGCATGTCTATGTCAATGAGACCCTCTCCAACTCCACCATCGTAGAGGCCCAGGTGGCCAAGAGCCTGGGTACGCCGCTCAATACCAACATCGCTGGTGACCCCAACTACGACCTGGGTAAGCAGCGGCTGAGCATCGTCATCGGGGTGGTGTCGGGCATCATGACGGTCATTCTCATCATCCTCATCGTCGTCATGGCCCGTTACTGCCGCCCCAAGAACAAGAATGGCTATGAGGCAGGCAAGAAGGACCACGAGGACTTTTTCACCCCTCAGCAGCATGACAAGGGCAAAAAGCCTAAGAAagacaagaagaacaagaagtcCAAACAGCCACTGTACAGCAGCATCGTCACCATTGAGGCCTCCAAGCCCAACGGCCAGCGCTACGATGGTGTCAACGAGAAGCTGTCGGACAGCCCTGGGATGGGCCGGTACCGGTCTGTTAATGGAGGGCCCGGGAGCCCGGATCTGGCCCGGCACTACAAGTCCAGCTCGCCACTGCCCACGGTCCAGCTCCACCCCCAGTCGCCCACGGCCGGGAAAAAGCATCAGGCTGTTCAGGACCTGCCCCCTGCCAACACCTTCGTTGGCACCGGAGATAACATTTCCCTTGGATCTGACCACTGCTCTGAGTACAGCAGTCAAACCATCAACAAGTACAACAAACAG